A region from the Paenibacillus humicola genome encodes:
- a CDS encoding spore germination protein: MRPAAHSADATDEEEEQPFEEIPIAGRRKKKPVPAREREREQDKDKDKDKDQNKEPIPGSLDDFIAKLEEELGYKRSFDVVVREMTFGEKRTAMVFINGFAKDTILTEVLKRLTYLDPGDLSADALESFLNLYVPAIQIVKESDWNNVLTNVLAGSSAFYIDGERTLLLIDARVFPGRNPEEPSLERVVRGSRDGFVETMLVNVTLVRRRLRDKRLRYEILRLGERTQTDVCIAYIDDIADKRLVESIRDKIKMIELDGLPLADKQLEEATVKRGWNPYPLVRYSERPDTVAVNLLEGHVAVFVDTTPSVMILPATFFDLVQHAEENRQTPFIGTYLRWVRYFGIFASLFLLPMWFLFSVQPDLKPPFLEFIGVQKTSRLPMVAQFIFAELGVDLMRLAAVHTPAPLSTAMSIIAAILIGDIAVKTGLFVNEVILYMAVAAIGMFATPSYELGLANRIVRLLLIIAVATLHVPGFMLVSTIVFILLVMERSFNHPYMWPLIPFDWRALLGIIVRKPVLYNRTRPNDLKPQQRNKMPKTNK; encoded by the coding sequence ATGCGGCCCGCTGCGCATTCCGCGGATGCGACCGACGAAGAAGAGGAGCAGCCGTTTGAAGAAATTCCAATTGCCGGGCGCCGAAAAAAGAAGCCGGTTCCGGCTCGGGAGCGGGAGCGAGAACAGGATAAGGATAAGGATAAGGATAAGGATCAGAATAAAGAGCCCATCCCCGGCAGCCTGGACGATTTCATCGCGAAGCTGGAGGAGGAGCTGGGATATAAAAGAAGCTTCGACGTCGTCGTTCGCGAGATGACGTTCGGCGAGAAGCGGACGGCGATGGTGTTCATCAACGGCTTCGCCAAGGATACGATCCTGACCGAGGTGCTGAAAAGACTGACGTACCTGGACCCCGGCGATTTGTCCGCCGATGCGCTGGAGTCGTTTCTCAACCTGTACGTGCCGGCCATTCAAATCGTCAAAGAATCGGACTGGAACAACGTGCTTACGAACGTGCTGGCCGGTTCGAGCGCCTTTTACATCGATGGCGAACGGACGCTGCTTCTGATCGACGCAAGAGTGTTTCCCGGCCGCAATCCGGAGGAGCCGTCGCTCGAGCGGGTTGTGCGCGGCTCCCGCGACGGTTTCGTGGAGACGATGCTCGTCAACGTGACGCTGGTGCGGCGCCGGCTGCGGGACAAGCGTCTGCGCTATGAAATTTTGCGGCTCGGCGAACGGACGCAGACGGACGTGTGCATCGCTTATATCGACGACATCGCCGATAAGCGGCTGGTCGAATCGATTCGCGATAAAATCAAAATGATTGAGCTCGACGGGCTGCCGCTGGCCGACAAGCAGCTGGAGGAGGCGACGGTGAAGCGGGGCTGGAATCCGTATCCGCTCGTCCGCTATTCGGAGCGGCCGGATACCGTCGCCGTCAATCTGCTCGAAGGCCACGTAGCCGTGTTTGTGGATACCACGCCGAGCGTCATGATATTACCGGCCACCTTTTTCGATCTCGTTCAGCACGCGGAGGAAAACCGGCAGACGCCTTTTATCGGCACTTACTTAAGATGGGTGAGGTATTTCGGCATCTTCGCCTCGCTGTTTCTGCTGCCGATGTGGTTTCTTTTCTCCGTCCAGCCGGACCTGAAGCCTCCGTTTCTGGAGTTTATCGGCGTGCAAAAAACGAGCCGGCTCCCGATGGTCGCCCAATTCATATTCGCGGAACTCGGCGTTGATCTGATGCGGCTTGCCGCGGTTCATACACCGGCGCCGCTGTCGACCGCGATGTCCATCATCGCGGCTATTCTGATCGGGGATATCGCCGTCAAAACGGGCTTGTTTGTCAACGAGGTCATCCTGTACATGGCGGTGGCGGCGATCGGGATGTTCGCGACGCCCAGCTATGAGCTCGGCCTGGCCAACCGGATCGTCCGGCTCCTGCTGATTATTGCAGTGGCGACGCTGCACGTGCCCGGCTTTATGCTCGTTTCGACGATCGTTTTCATCCTGCTGGTGATGGAGCGTTCCTTTAACCACCCGTATATGTGGCCGCTGATCCCGTTCGATTGGCGGGCGCTGCTGGGAATCATCGTCCGCAAGCCTGTGCTGTACAACCGGACGCGCCCGAACGACCTGAAGCCGCAGCAGCGGAATAAAATGCCGAAAACGAACAAGTAG